In Rhizobium rhododendri, a genomic segment contains:
- a CDS encoding helix-turn-helix transcriptional regulator: MEFSAISNVMLDFITETSRAQDRDEVFSSLGKVSRHFGFSCFVVSGIPLPIERLEPYLILSGWPIEWYNRYLENNYVHTDPVILLSKTRDREFIWSDLLNDHKLDRQSRRVMSEASEFKMLDGLCVPLHAATGLQSIISFGAEKVDLCVSARRALYVLSAYALSLLREQNAKEAKQTTKNLPNITPREREIIQWCAAGKTATEIADILGRSHRTIQNEIFNLQRKLDVVNAPQMVAESFRLRILR; the protein is encoded by the coding sequence ATGGAGTTCTCAGCAATATCGAACGTCATGTTGGATTTTATAACAGAGACATCCCGTGCTCAAGACAGGGATGAAGTGTTTTCATCGTTAGGCAAAGTATCCCGACATTTCGGCTTCAGCTGCTTTGTCGTTTCCGGAATACCATTACCAATCGAACGCCTTGAGCCCTATCTTATCTTAAGCGGCTGGCCGATAGAATGGTATAATCGCTATCTGGAAAACAATTACGTGCATACCGACCCTGTAATACTCTTGAGTAAAACCCGTGACAGAGAATTTATCTGGTCAGATTTGCTGAACGATCACAAGCTCGACCGGCAAAGCCGTCGCGTCATGAGCGAGGCGAGTGAATTCAAGATGCTCGATGGTCTGTGCGTTCCATTGCATGCCGCGACCGGGCTTCAGTCGATAATCAGCTTCGGAGCAGAAAAGGTCGATCTCTGCGTATCGGCTCGAAGAGCTCTGTATGTCCTATCGGCCTACGCGCTTAGCTTGCTGCGTGAGCAGAACGCGAAAGAAGCAAAGCAGACGACTAAGAATCTGCCAAACATAACACCGCGAGAACGCGAGATTATTCAGTGGTGCGCCGCTGGCAAGACAGCGACCGAGATCGCGGATATTCTAGGACGATCGCATCGGACAATTCAAAATGAAATATTCAATCTTCAGCGGAAACTCGATGTCGTAAATGCGCCTCAGATGGTTGCCGAAAGCTTTCGGCTTCGAATTTTACGTTGA
- a CDS encoding protein rhiC — protein MITTTRAFKFVLAVALMFTMVEPGIAGETMKVKNNATAGVTPVETGVVIRGVTLTGPKGQPGSSTGKTCDFSGEAVNQSGRMEGASVNCKPNGNFATTLPGLPQRFDAYCVIKAPVKSARLLQAPVPDNPNHCDLSGITPKDATAQFGGAVWR, from the coding sequence ATGATTACGACAACACGAGCTTTCAAATTCGTCCTTGCTGTCGCACTGATGTTCACTATGGTGGAGCCGGGCATAGCCGGGGAGACCATGAAGGTCAAAAACAACGCTACTGCCGGTGTCACGCCAGTCGAGACTGGCGTGGTCATACGAGGGGTAACATTGACTGGGCCTAAAGGCCAACCGGGATCCTCAACAGGGAAGACGTGTGACTTCAGTGGTGAGGCGGTCAATCAATCCGGTCGTATGGAGGGAGCGAGTGTCAATTGTAAGCCAAATGGAAATTTCGCCACTACGCTGCCGGGACTGCCACAACGCTTCGACGCTTATTGCGTGATCAAGGCGCCGGTCAAGAGCGCGCGATTGCTGCAAGCGCCGGTTCCGGACAACCCCAATCATTGTGACCTTTCGGGCATCACGCCGAAAGACGCCACCGCCCAATTCGGCGGTGCTGTCTGGCGCTGA
- a CDS encoding phage tail protein — protein MVVAYPELYAVLGGLYGERNYGVSPEFRIPDYRGLFLRGFDAGAGMDPDAMQRQDPTGNNVANVVRSLQYEAIQVHSHSYDVTQPAGISQQATAAGTSISRTQTGSPKSQPADLPKLAHEMSLSTISSDFDERP, from the coding sequence TTGGTCGTCGCTTACCCTGAGCTCTATGCCGTTCTGGGAGGATTGTACGGCGAGCGAAACTACGGTGTCAGTCCGGAATTTCGGATTCCAGACTATCGCGGGCTATTTTTACGCGGATTCGATGCTGGTGCCGGGATGGACCCAGATGCGATGCAGCGACAAGATCCAACCGGCAATAACGTTGCCAATGTTGTCCGCTCGCTTCAATATGAGGCCATTCAGGTTCACTCGCATTCCTATGACGTGACGCAGCCCGCAGGCATTTCGCAGCAGGCTACTGCTGCGGGAACGTCCATCTCGAGAACACAGACGGGTTCGCCAAAAAGCCAACCCGCAGATCTACCGAAACTCGCCCACGAAATGTCGCTGTCAACTATCTCATCAGATTTCGATGAAAGGCCATAG
- a CDS encoding protein rhiA, producing the protein MTLHISYAKKEITDQARASQPASQALTQGTQYSLLLKNQSAQAWTFYVYQKMPQPVADVFSLAWFCSPYQIRVGNQIKFTWEIDYNFVWSDTGQLIPGVDFLASGDQDCSPAGANTTTFSLDGGPGLSVPVKGDPAGSLVIKDAPSVPNNRFSVGIGMSGTGTYVVQAGTNLTHTFTPTPSYWIAAGANMRIGSVLSIDTITQTSEAKFPSAVYNLVGTLQEDNSWVINPA; encoded by the coding sequence ATGACTTTGCATATAAGCTACGCGAAGAAGGAAATCACCGATCAGGCACGTGCTTCGCAGCCTGCGAGCCAGGCGCTTACACAGGGAACTCAATACTCACTGCTTCTCAAGAATCAGTCAGCCCAGGCATGGACGTTTTATGTCTATCAGAAGATGCCGCAGCCGGTGGCAGACGTCTTTTCACTGGCTTGGTTCTGCTCACCGTATCAAATTCGGGTCGGCAACCAGATAAAGTTTACCTGGGAAATCGACTATAATTTTGTTTGGAGCGACACTGGTCAACTGATCCCCGGCGTAGACTTTCTTGCGTCCGGTGATCAAGATTGCAGCCCTGCCGGCGCCAATACGACCACGTTTTCTCTTGATGGTGGTCCTGGCTTAAGTGTTCCGGTCAAGGGCGATCCAGCTGGTTCACTCGTAATCAAGGACGCCCCGTCGGTCCCAAACAACCGTTTCTCAGTTGGAATTGGGATGTCCGGAACGGGAACCTATGTCGTCCAGGCAGGCACGAACCTGACGCACACATTTACCCCGACGCCGAGCTACTGGATCGCTGCAGGAGCGAACATGAGAATTGGATCGGTTCTCAGCATCGACACTATCACGCAGACCAGCGAGGCTAAATTCCCATCGGCCGTCTACAATCTCGTCGGCACTTTGCAGGAAGATAATAGCTGGGTCATCAATCCTGCCTGA